In Vicinamibacteria bacterium, the sequence AGGTGTCCTCGAAGGTGGTTCACGATAACCAACTGATCTGCGTCGAGGACCTGAACGTATCCGGAATGCTGCGTAACCGCCACCTGTCCAGGGCTTTAGCGGACGGGGCGCTCGCCGAGCTGCAGCGGCAGCTCGAGTACAAAGCCCTCTGGTATGGGCGGACCTTCGTGCGTGTGAGTAGGTGGTTTCCGAGCACGAAGCGCTGCTCGGCCTGCGGCTTCGTAGTGGAGAAGCTACCTCTATCCGCGAGGAGGTGGACGTGCCCAGAGTGCGGGATTGAGCATGACCGCGACGTGAACGCGGCCATCAACATCCGGCAAGAGGGGCTGAGGATTTTGGAACTACCGCGAGGTCCGCGGGAAGTCATGCGCGTGGAGGGCGAAACCCCCCTGGCGGGGCGGCGCGTGCCGCTCACGTCGGGACGCCTAGGGAAGCGTGAATCGCAGGAGTCCGAGGCCCGGGCTAAATGCTAAACCCGGGCCGAGACTCAAAGGACGCGAAGACCGAACTCGATCCGTGCCCCAGATGCTTGACACCGTTGCCGCGACTGGGCATCATTTCTGAGACCTTAATGCGGCTGCCCTTATTCTCGGGAGGCCAGGTGATGGCCAAGCAGTGCACTCGGTTGGTGTCCCTGATGTCGGCGGCGCTCCTGACGTTGTCGCAGCCCGGAGTCTGCCTCGCCGGCACCATACCCTCAAAGGCTACCGACTCCTCGGGCACGTCTTCCCGCCAGGCAGACCTTGCGCAGTTGCGGGACGCCGTCGCGCG encodes:
- a CDS encoding RNA-guided endonuclease TnpB family protein; the encoded protein is VSSKVVHDNQLICVEDLNVSGMLRNRHLSRALADGALAELQRQLEYKALWYGRTFVRVSRWFPSTKRCSACGFVVEKLPLSARRWTCPECGIEHDRDVNAAINIRQEGLRILELPRGPREVMRVEGETPLAGRRVPLTSGRLGKRESQESEARAKC
- a CDS encoding PA2779 family protein, encoding MRLPLFSGGQVMAKQCTRLVSLMSAALLTLSQPGVCLAGTIPSKATDSSGTSSRQADLAQLRDAVARSEVGKALSARGLLPNEVEKRLAQLSDEDLRSLASHVNQIQAAGDVPRYIWVLLAVAIVVWILVTLF